The genomic interval TGTTGACAGATCTCAGATTGATTAATAAGATTATTCAGCCATTGGGTTCCTTGCAGCCTGGGATCCCATTGTCTTCCTTTTTACCTAAGGAATGGCCTATCATAGTGATTGATCTGAAAAGTCTGTTTCTTTACCATTCCTCTACATGAACATGATAAGGAAAGGTTTGCTCCCTCAGTACCTACCTTCAATAGAGGTTGTccaataaaaagatatctttgGAAGGTCCTGTGACAAGGAATGTTAAATAGCCCTACCTTTTGCCAATATTTTGTACAACAGCCATTGGAGATGATTTGCAAACAATTTCCCCAAtccattatttatcattatatggatgacatcTTATTGACTGATCCAGATATAAATACTGTGGAAAGAATATTTGATGaagttaaacaacaacaacaacaaatcttgcCTTCCTGGGGATAGCCAATCACCTCtgagaaaaatacaaagattCTATTAGTTACCTAGGGTATAAAATAAGTCTGCAAAGGGTTAGGCTACAAAAGGTGCAAATCAGAAGAAACCAATTAAGGACCTTTAATGATTTTCAGAAGTTACTGGAAGACATTAACTGGCTGCAGCCTGCAATTGGCTTGGCCACTCAAGAGCTAAGAAATTTATTTCAAATCTTACATGGTGATAACGATTTAAATAGCCTAAGAAAACTATCagctgaggctgaggaggagTTAGCTTTGGTAGAAAGGAAATTGCAGGATACACATCTAGATTGTATTGATCCAAAGATGTCCTGCATCTTAGTCATCTTACCTTCTACTCATTCCCCTACGGGAATTCTTATGCAGAGGGAAGATTATATCTTagaatggagattttttttttgcacataaACAGAGTAAGAAATTTAAAACCTACATTGAGAAAGTCTCTGAAttgatactaaaaggaaaaatgagactTCGACAATTAGTCAGAATGGATCCAGCTGAAATTGTGGTACTTCTTACTAATGTAGAAATTACcactagttggtctgctcccatgaagactccatatcctgatccatcttagaggacctgctgcactaAGAGCAGTTGTCTGAAGACCTCCatggagatctactgcagccaggtcAACAGATCAgtagcttctctgcccctgtgaagagccctcagttggaaggccccacaggtggttTGATATAGCCAAGGTGGCAGACCTACCGGGAGACCTGaacaacccagggacaaaagaggcagatgccatacagtcacccagaccaacaaacaataaggatatccagatggtgaaaggcatgCACAacaccataagcaacagaagccaaaatacgtgggcatcatcagaacccagttctcccactacagcaagccctgaatacaccaacacacctgaaaatcagaaatccttcctaaaatcctatctcatgaagataatagagtcctttaaggaggatatcaataactcactgaaagaaatacaggaaaacacaggtaaacaggtgaaggaattgaataaagcaatccaagagctaaaagtggaagtagaaacaataaagaaaacacaaatggaggcaaacctggaaatggaaaacctaggaaagaggtcagggattacagatgtaagtattaccaacagactacaagagatagaagagagaatctcaggtgtagaagatatggtagaaaagattgacacaactgtcaagaaaattcaaaacattttaaaaaatcctaacccaaagtattcaggaaattcaggacacaatgaaaagaccaaatctaggAATAACtggaatagaggagaacaaagattcctggacctgaaaatgtcttcaacaaaatcatagaagaaaacttccccaacctaaagaaagagatggacataaaggtacaagaagtgaagagaacaccaaataaatggggccagaaaagaaaatcttctcatcacataattatcaaaacactaaatgcagatagtaaagaaagaatattaaaagcttcaagggaaaaatgccaagtaacatacaaagggagacctaccagaattacaccagacttctcaacagaggccatgaaatccagaagagcatggtcagaggtcatgcagactctaagagaacacaaatgccagcctaggctactatacccagcaaaactctcaatcaacatagatggagaaaccaaaatattcaggacaaaaccaaatttaaacagtatctatctTCCAGcctagccctacagaggatcaTAGAAGGacaactccaacacaaggaagatatctgcaccaaagaaaggacaagatattaagcatctcacaacaaagtcaaaagcagagagccataagcacataaagccacctacaaaaacaaacgtATCAGGAGCCATCAATATTAATGGACACAaatcacctataaaaagacataagctaacagactggatacgcaaacaagatccagcattttgctgcatacaagaaacacacctcaataacaaagacagacactatctcagagtaaaaggatggaaaaaggtcttccaagcaaaagatcccaggaaacaagcaggagttgccatcctaatatccaataaaataaactttcaccCAAAAGCTATCAAGCGTGATGAagaagggcacttcatattcatcaaggggataaatcaccaagagaaagtctcaattctaaacctctatgctccaaatgcgagagcacccaaattcataaaagaagctttactaaaattcaaaacacatatttaactccacacaataatagtgggagatttcaaaacCTCACTCTCAACAATGtgcaggtcattgaaacagaaactaaacagacacagtgaactaAAAgagattatgaaccaaatggatttaacagaaatctacagaacatttcaccataaaacaaaggaatacacctttttctcagcatctcgtgggaccttctccaaaattaaacatataatttgtcacaaaacaaccctcagcagatacaagaagactgaaataataccatgcatcctatcagattaccatggccTAAAGCTGATCttctataacaacaaaaactacagagagcacacatacatgtagaaacTGAAAAtttctctactcaatgacaacACAGttggggaagaaataaagaaattaaagactacctggaatttattgaaaatgttgacacatcatacccaaacttatgggacacaataaaagcagtgctaagaggaagttcatagcactaagtgtcctgataaagaaactggagagagcttacactaacaAATTAATAGCACACCTCagagttctagaaaaaaaaataagcaaactcacccaagaagagtagaagcCAAGAAATAGTgaaactcagggccaaaatcaaccaaatagaaacaaagaaaacaatacaaagaatcagcaaaaccaaaagctgattctttgaatcagcaagatagataaacccctagccaaactagaaagtaagtaacatataaaggcagatctatcagaattacaccagacttctcaacccagactatgaaagacagaagatcctggtcagaggtcatacagaacctaagagagcacaaattcaagcccaggctactatacacagcaaaactctcaaccaacatagatggagaaatcaaaatattcaggacaaaaccaaattcacacaatatcttttcacaaatccagcccttcaaagaataatacagggaaaactccaacaccaggagggaaactaagctctataaaaagcaagaaagtaatctttcaacaaacctaaaagaagatagacacatgaacaaaattccaactctcacaacaaaaataacaggaatcaacagttaattttccttaatatatcttaatatcagtggactcaattccccaataaaaagacatagactaacagactggctacaaaaacaggatccaacattctgctgtatacaggaaacccacctcagggaaaaagacagagactacctcagagtaaaaggctggaaaacaattttctaagcaaatggtcccaagaaacaaactggagtagccattctaatactgaataaaatcgacttctaatccaaagatataaaaaaagacaaggaggggcacttcacacccatcaaaggtaaaatgatccaagatgaactctcaattctgaatatctatgctccaaatgcaagtgcagccacattcattaaagaaactttagtaaagctcaaagcacatattgtacctcacacaataatactggagactattcaataccccactctcatcattggacagatcttggaaacagaaactaaacaaagacacgtggaaactaacagaagttatgaaacaaatggatttaacagctatctacagaacattttatcctaaaacaaaaggatatattttcttctcagcacctcatggtacctcctccaaaattgaccatataattggtcacaaaaaaaggcctcaacagatacaaaaatattgaaataatcccatgcaccctatcagatcaccacggactaaggctgatcttcaaaaacaatataaatagaaaacccacattcccgtggaagctgaacaacactgtactcaatgataacttggtcaaggaagaaataagaatttacagactttttagagtttaatgaaaatgaagccacaacatatccaaactaaTGGGAaataatgaaagcagtcctaagaggaaaactgatagttctgagtacctccaaaaagaatctggagagagcttccacaagcagcttgacaacacacttaaaagctctagaagcaaattcacccaagaagagtagacagcaggaaataatcaaactcagggctctaatcaaccaaatagaaacaaaaagaactatacaaagattcaaccaaaccaggagctggttctttgagaaaaccaagaaaatagacaaacccttagccagactaactagatggcacagggacagtatcctaattaacaaattagaaatgaaaagggagatataacaacaaaatctgaggaaacccaaaaaatcatcagatcctacaacaaaagccAATACTCAAAACAACTGGGaaacctagatgaaatgtacAGTTtcatagacagataccaggtaccaaagttaaatcaggatcagattaactatctaaatagtcccatatcctctaaagaaatagaaacagtcattaatagtctccaccccccccccaaaaaaaaagcccaggatgttatgggtttagtgcagaattcgatcagaccttcaaagaagacctaattcaaatactcctcaaactattccacaaaataaaaacagaagatactctacccagttcactctatgaagccataaaggctctgatacctaaaccacacaaagacccaacaaagaaagagaacttcagaccagtttgcctaatgaatatcgatgcaaaaatactcaattaaattctcacaaaccaaatccaagaacacatcaaaatgatcatccatcttgaccaagtaggcttcatcctagggatgcagggatggtttaatatacagaaatccagcaatgtaatctactataaaaacaaaatcaaagacaaaaaccacataatcatctcgttagatgttaagaaagcatttgacaaaatccaacacaccttgatgataaaagtcttgggaagatcagaaattcaaggcccatacctaaacttaataaaggcaatatacagcaaaccagtagccaacatcaaacttgaagcaatcccactaaaatcaggaactagacaaggttgcccactttcttcctgcctattcaatatagtacttgaagtcctagccagagtaattagacaacaaaaataggtcaaagaaatacaaattggaaaggaagaagtcaaaaatatcactatttgcagatgatatgatagtatacatgagtgacctgaccccaaaaattcgaccagagaactactaaacctgataaataacttcagtgaagtagctggatacaaaattaactcaaatcagtgaataaacaggctgagacagaaattagggaaacaacacccttcaaatagtcacaagtaatataaaatactttggtgtgactctaaccaaggaagtgaaagatatgtatgataagaacttcaagtctctgaagaaagaaattgaagatgatctcagaagatgggaagatctcccatgctcatggtttgacaggattaatgtagtaagaATGGCTattttgcagaaagcaatctacagattccatgcaatccccatcaaaatcccaactcaattcttaactaagttagaaagggcaatttgtaaactcatctgaaataacaaaagaaCCTATGATAAcaaaaactatcctcaacaacaaaagaacctctggtggaatcaccatccctgacctcaagatgtactaagGAGCaattgtggagaaaaaaaaaaccttcatggtactggtacagcgaaaGACAGGTagttcaatggaatagaattgagtacccagaaataaacccacacacctctggtcacttgatctttgatgaaggagctaaaaccacccagtgaaaagaagacagcattttcaacaaatggtgctgactcaactgttggttagcatatagaagaatgtgaatgaatctattcttatctccttgtacaaagctcaagtctaagtggttcaaggaactccacataaaaccagagacactgaaacatatagaggagaaagtggggaagagcctcaaaacTATGGGAACAAGAGAAATAGTCCTAAACAGATATGGGCACGCTGaaaaattcctggacagaacagcaatgacttgtgctgtaagatcaagaattgacaaattgggggagggggctgaagagatggctcagtggttaagagtattgactgctcttccagagatcctgagttcaattcccagcatccacatggtggctcacaaccatttgtaatggtatctgatgtccttttctggtgtatctgaagacgcctacagtgtattcatatacataaatcttaaaaagaataattaaaaaaagaattgacaaatgggacctcataaaattgcaaagcttctgtaaggcaaaggagactgtcaataagacaaggctaccgacagattgggaaaggatttttaccaatcctaaattcgataggggactaatatccaatatatataaagaactcaagaagttggactcgagaggaccaaataaccctacttaaatgtggggtacagagttaaacaaagaattctcaactgaggaataccgaagtgctgagaagcaactgaaaaaatgttcaacatccttaatcatcagggaaatgcaaatcaaaacaaccctgagattccacctcacaacagtcagaatggctaagatcaaaaactcaggtgacagcagatgctcctgaagatgtggagaaagaggaacactcctccattgctggtgggactgaaagctggtacaaccactctggaaatcagtttggcagttcctcagaaaattggacatagttgtactggaagatccagtaataccacttctgggtatttacccagaagatgttccaacttgtaataaggacacatgctccactatattcatagcagccttatttataatagccagaagctggaaagaacccagatgcccctcaacagaggaatggatacagaaaatgtggtacatttacacaatggagttctactcagctattaaaaacaacgaattcatgaaattcttagacaaatggacgAATCCagaagatatcatcctaagtgaggtaacccaatcacaaaagaacacacattgtatgcactcattgataagtggatattagcccagaatctcagagtacccaagatacaatttgcaaaatacatgaaactcaaaaaggaaaaccaaaatgtggatactttgctcctttttAGAAAGGggaccaaaatacccatggaaggagttaacagagacaaattttggagcagagactgaaggcatgaccatccagaaactgcccaacctggggtccatcccataaacaaccaccaaacctagaccctatttcagatgccaacaagagcttgctgacaggagactgatatagctgtctccagagaggctctgccagtgcctgactaatacagaagtggatgctgtcATCCATTAGATgcagcacaaggtccccaataaaggaactagagaatgtacccaaggagctgaaggggtttgcagccccataggaggaataacaatatgaactaaccagtaaccccagagcagagctctctgggactaaaccaccaatcaaagaaaacgcatggagagactcatggctctagctgcatatgtagctggggGGGgatagttggtcatcaatgggaagagaggcccttggtcctgtgaaggttctatgccccagtataggggaatgcctgggccaggaagcaggagttggtgggctggggagcagggggagggggaagaggataggggaattttggaggggaaactaggaaaagggataacatttgaaatgtaaataaagaaaatatctaattttaaaaatgcagaattTATACTAAGAAGGAAAGAATCCCAGAATTTTATTGAAGTATAGACCTATATTAAGTTTGAGTTACTACGGCAATTCTAGAATTTACTTACTCAACAAGTATTTACTGAGGTTTTTATACTTGGAGAACATGTATTACACAGTCTTTGCTTTTGCAGGAAATAAATACCAAGTAATtctaaaatgagagagagagacagagacagagagacagagattaaatggagagaagaaagcCAATGGTGAAAAGGGAGTGAGGGTGTTATTTCTcttaagctgcttcctgctgtctaggggAGTGGTCAATTTGGGGGTGTAGCTGACTTCCACCATCGGATCCACTTGGTTAAGTTTCCCATCAGATTCCTCTGTGGACAGTGGCTCTTCTGTGGGCAGTGGCTGGTAATCCTGTAACAGGAGCTGATTAATAGTTTGTGTAGAAATTTTTTTGTATTAGTCATTGAAGGAATGTAGAAACATTATTAAGGAGGCAGGAAGCAAAtaataacacctggagtatgactAGAAAAGTCATTACAAAAGGAAATATTCACTTCCATATAGGGTTTTCAAAAATCCCAGAACTGAAGGTCTCACATTCCCTGAAATTCTTTATGTCTGACTGGAGCTCCTGGATTTTATCACTATTTTGGATTGGTTGacgtagaaacagcattcttcatggaggaacaggcaaagaccaccttctttagctATCAGGATATCTAGAAACACCATTGGTtctgaaacaccatgactgaaaatGTTGTGATCTTGGCCAGGCTTCAGAaggaccacaccaggccaaacagttccacgTGAGGTTTATTGAGAGAAAGAGGGGcaaggtggtggcagaaagaggaggggagggagagaaagagagatcaagGGGGCTTTTATATATGGATGGTGACATAGTCATAGCAAAAGGTGGGACATGatccaagtggattctgggaatatggtggctgttacTTTGGCAACAGGTGTGGGGGTTGTGCCTATGTGATGTTAGAGGTTTCAGGGGTCCTGATGCCAGCATCCTCCCTGAGGGCTGCAAGGGCACCTCCTGGAGTGACTTCTCCCTGCAGTACTTGGACAGCTACTCCCTGAGCGACTGTGATGGCTACTTCCAGGGGGATTTTGAGGGTGCTTCCTTGAGGGACTGAGTGGGGCCCTACTTGAGGGACTGTGAGGGCTCCTCCTTGAGGGACTGCGTGGGGTCCTCCTCGAGTGACTGTGAGGGCTCCTCCTTGAGGGACTTGGATGGCTACTCCTTGAGCCACTGTGATGGCTACTTCCAGAGGGATTTTGAGTGTGCCTCCTTGAGGGAATGTGATGACTTCTCCTTGAGGAACTTCGAGGAGTTCTCCTTGAGGGACTGAGTGGGGTCCTCCTTGAGGGACTGTGAGGGCTCCTCCTTGAGGGACTGCATGGGGTCCTCCATGAGGGACTGTGAGGGCTCCTCCTTGAGGGACTGTTATGAAGTCTGTCAGAGAGACTGTGGTAGGTTCTTAGAGAGGAGCTAAGACTCTTTCTCTGGGAGGGACTGTGATGACACCTCTCAGAAAGACTTCTAAGGGTTCTGTCAGCGGGACTACTATGCCTTCTCCAAGAAGGACTGTGTTGCTTCCTCTCATAAGGACTTTGCCAGTGAATTCTCTGAGGAAGCCTGCAATGGATCCTTTCAGGTGGCTTATTACATAGGGTTCTCTCCATGAAGAAGCCTTGTTGTTCTTCCTTGTTAATGGGTTTCTTTCCCAAGTGACTCTGCAGGATTCCCTTCAAGAGAGGGTTAGATACAATCCTCTCTTGGGCCTGAAATTTGGCTCCTACTTTAGAACAGTTCTTGGACTCTAGACTGGATATTTCATCACTACAGCTTTTTGTTGCCATACTGAAGACATTTTGAACTCTCTTCAAAGGTTCTAGGACTGAAGTAGCTTGGTTAAAGACATCTCTTCCACAAGCCAAGATCTTCTGCAATTGCAAGGGTCTGGGTAGGAGAGAGCTTGCTTGTTTGGGATTTTGAGGTTGTCTACAGCACTCACTTGCTCCCTGAAACTTGTCCTTTTGCTTAGGGGTTGAGGTTGATGACCTGTACCTGAAAACTGGTGTCTTGGCTCCATGGCTATCTCCCATTAAGCCATAATCCTCAGATCTTTGTTTGGGGTGCAAGTTTTTGATTGACCACAAATTATCTGGCCTCATCTTGTACTGAAGTTTCTGTCCTATAAAATTCACAGTTGTGTGTGCTGCTTGGAATGCGTGCCTTAGGCTGTGAAAAAGCGATTGGATAAATTTGGGCTGGGAGGATTTCTTAGGTTATCTCTTGGAAGTGCTTGTTTGGGTGTTTTCCATTTTGCTTCTtgatagacccccccccccagtgttcTAGGATGACTGCCTTTTGTGCTTGTACTGATTTTGTAGAGCCTTGTGCTTTGTGTTTGCAGTCCCTTGATGATTTTCTTCATTGGATGTGTTAAGACAGAAGTCTTTCTTGGgcttgatttaacagatatttcaTCCAGATTGCTTCTGTATTCACTCTCTTAAGATGCAACTGAATCTCACTACCATGGCCCTCAAGGGTGCTTAAAAGGTGGAGCTGTGGGTAGATGAGAAGGTACGGTCCAAAAGTAGACTCTAAATTATGACAGCAATTAAATCCTGAACACCGACCACATTGTAAGCAGATGGGATACTTTAGGACAAGACCTGACGCTAGAGGAAGAGGGACATTGTGCTGTATTTGacttcttagaaatttttctgctattttttcctgtagttcttttagcAGTTGGGTCTGTTCTGAGATATCTATCTTGGACTGGGAGAAAGAACCTGTCCTGAGGGAATGCTGAGACTCAGAAGTCCTAGTAAAATTTTCACATGGTGAAATTTTACTCTGCTCCCTGGAAAGAGAACCTTCCCTAGTGTAAAGTATCTCAGAGTTAGAATCTGATTTCGTCAAGGCAGGAAACTTGGCCCCAGTACATGAGATAGACACATGCTCATCCTGGAGTATATTGCTGAGGTTTGAGCTTGTTTTCTTGACACCCAATCTACTACCAGAGTATTGCTGTATTATGGAAGATGTGGAGCTGCGTGTCCACATCTTAAAAGGCATTCTTTTCTCATTACTGTGACATAAAATATGTCTCTGAATAtagtttttaaccactgaggtcTGAGAAACAGTTTTTGGAACCCTCTCTAGCAGGCTTTGAGAAAATTCCATTAGTTCAGCTGGAACCCCAAATAAATTATGAATAGACTGGCAGATGTCCATAGTGGATCCTTCTGTTAAAATTGACTGAGAACAAGGCTTCTTTTCCATAATGGTTCCCAGGACATTCCCCAGCATTAGCATACTGGAGAGGTATTTCCTAGGTAGTCTCTGCCTACAGACATGACTTTCCCAGACATTCTGTTGTATGCCCAAGAAAGAATGGATAGAGCTTCTTTGAGCCTCTAATCCAGCCTGAAACTCCTCTGATAGTAGTTTGAATGAATATGAAGAATACCTCTGGAATTCctccatttggcccttttcaatTCCTTCCTTAGATAAGACATTCATACTCCAGATCTCAGGATATGGGTTTCCCTTGGTGTCCCCTGTCTTATCAGAGGGTAGATTTGGAAGGACCAAGGGACGAACTGAAGATTGTATTATAATAGTGTCTGTGTAGGACTTTGAAGACTGCAAAATTCCCAAACCAAGGTTTTCCATATCAAAAGCTCTTAAATCTTTAGGCACCCCAGAACCCTGAAGGTGCCCTAATTGTGTTGTTTTATCAACGCTTGAAAGAAATGGGGCTGAAGGGCTGTGTATGAAATGAGATAAGGAGTTCTCTGCCTGTAACTGTACTGATGTGATCATCTCTGAGTCTTTACTCTGATTTGAATCCTCCATTTTCATTACTTTACGAGATTCTGGTGTGAGGCCTAGAGATTTTTCAGCCTGAAGCCTTTGTTCATGAGTTAACAATGTAGGTTCCTTAAGGGGAGATGTTTGCTGAAATATTAATTCTGCAGAAGTCACTTGAATATCTGCCTTTGGAGTTAACCCTGCAAGTTTTACCAGTCCTTGAAGATGTGGTCTTGAGTGTAATTCAAACACTCCTTTATTTTAA from Mus musculus strain C57BL/6J chromosome 5, GRCm38.p6 C57BL/6J carries:
- the Gm40275 gene encoding uncharacterized protein C2orf16 homolog, with amino-acid sequence MRPDNLWSIKNLHPKQRSEDYGLMGDSHGAKTPVFRYRSSTSTPKQKDKFQGASECCRQPQNPKQASSLLPRPLQLQKILACGRDVFNQATSVLEPLKRVQNVFSMATKSCSDEISSLESKNCSKVGAKFQAQERIVSNPLLKGILQSHLGKKPINKEEQQGFFMERTLCNKPPERIHCRLPQRIHWQSPYERKQHSPSWRRHSSPADRTLRSLSERCHHSPSQRKSLSSSLRTYHSLSDRLHNSPSRRSPHSPSWRTPCSPSRRSPHSPSRRTPLSPSRRTPRSSSRRSHHIPSRRHTQNPSGSSHHSGSRSSHPSPSRRSPHSHSRRTPRSPSRRSPHSPSSRAPLSPSRKHPQNPPGSSHHSRSGSSCPSTAGRSHSRRCPCSPQGGCWHQDP